The genomic DNA TAGAAGGGGCAGGTTCTCTGGATTATCTGATCGAGCTGGCTGGGACTGTGTTGACTTAGCAAGTTTTGGATCTCTTCTTCTTGCCTCTTTTTTGTTCTCTGCATAGAATTAATTCCTACGTAGGAACTAATAAGACTTGGTATTAATTCCGTTGAAGGAAGAAAAATTCTTTACTTGAACTGCATCCTCGTGGGAAGCATGGGTGATGACGAGAGACCGGGTAGGAATCCGAGTGTAACTGATGACGAAATCCTTGAGATATTTGAGGAGTCTGACGACCCAGTGCTAGTGGCATCTGAAATTGCAGAACAGTTACCCATCGGCCGTAGGGCTGTCCATAAACGTCTGAAGGATCTCGAAGATAATGGGGTTTTAGAGTCTAAG from Candidatus Afararchaeum irisae includes the following:
- a CDS encoding winged helix-turn-helix domain-containing protein, encoding MGDDERPGRNPSVTDDEILEIFEESDDPVLVASEIAEQLPIGRRAVHKRLKDLEDNGVLESKKVGGRSTVWWYIGHTDTP